The Corallococcus silvisoli genome has a segment encoding these proteins:
- the mxcH gene encoding TonB-dependent siderophore myxochelin receptor MxcH: MGVALLSLPCASGLAHAGGLQEEAAPEPPPARTAEPGAQDAAQPTPAPAAPVIELPRLLRSVEAPYPPEAAREKLEANVRLRLRLDAQGQVTQAEVMEPVGHGFDEAARTAALQFRFEPAKRNGVAAPARVTYTYVFQLAAPVEPAPPPAPRITMTAAKSHAPDTAPEEYEETVEVTGVGETQAERRRKSAEAVQVVELEQASMETADLGTALARTEGVDVRRAGGLGSGARVSVAGLSDDQVRFFIDGVPLELAGYGPAIASVPVNLVQRMEIFQGVVPIRFGADALGGAVELVTDQDVRGTGVTGSYELGSFDTHRFTASVRHLQESTGLLVRAHGFYDDARNNYPIQVEVPNDLGKLAPVEVRRFHDGYRAGGASVEAGYVDRPWARRLLVRAFLNAAGREIQNDVAMESAYGDVTTAEGTAGATLRYAQTFDPGLTVDAVGGYTFRRNRFLDLGTCAYDWYGRCVVTLPQPGEIESRAVERYVNQHTAFARLNAAWVPVPGGAHTVRLAVAPTFVQRSGEDRQLQARGEADPLSVGRGVTSLVTGLEYQHDAFDGRLQNIVFAKDYLQDTRAKKLLASNEFMNLGRTAHEFGVGDSLRYRLSTSLIAKASYEWATRLPRPDELFGDGLLIGDNLELRPEVSHNFNLGLSYASAPSSRGGGFRASAGGFARLADQLIVLIGRESYFLYQNVYAARALGALGSVGWTSPGQYLALDGNATWQDVRNVSTEGNFGAFDGQRIPNRPYLLGNGSAQGRVGDLLRDHDELLVTWRSRYVHGFFRSWEGLGAQVTKSRIPSQLTHSLAVTYVVRDMTTRLSWTLDLQNLTDSRTYDFYGVQRPGRSLAAKFTLER; encoded by the coding sequence GAACGTCCGGCTGCGGCTGCGGCTGGACGCGCAGGGGCAAGTGACCCAGGCGGAGGTGATGGAGCCCGTCGGCCACGGCTTCGACGAGGCCGCGCGCACCGCGGCGCTCCAGTTCCGCTTCGAGCCCGCGAAGCGCAACGGCGTCGCGGCCCCCGCCCGCGTCACCTACACCTACGTGTTCCAGCTGGCCGCGCCCGTGGAGCCGGCACCGCCGCCGGCCCCTCGCATCACGATGACGGCGGCGAAGTCCCACGCGCCCGACACGGCCCCGGAGGAGTACGAGGAGACCGTCGAAGTCACCGGCGTGGGCGAGACGCAGGCCGAGCGCCGCCGCAAGTCCGCGGAGGCGGTGCAGGTCGTCGAGCTGGAGCAGGCCAGCATGGAGACCGCCGACCTGGGCACCGCGCTGGCGCGCACGGAAGGCGTGGACGTGCGGCGGGCCGGGGGACTTGGCAGCGGAGCACGCGTTTCGGTGGCGGGCCTGTCGGATGATCAGGTGCGCTTCTTCATCGACGGCGTTCCGCTGGAGCTGGCGGGCTACGGGCCCGCGATCGCCAGCGTGCCGGTGAACCTGGTGCAGCGGATGGAGATCTTCCAGGGCGTGGTGCCCATCCGCTTCGGCGCGGACGCGCTGGGCGGCGCGGTGGAGCTCGTCACCGACCAGGACGTGCGCGGCACGGGCGTGACGGGCTCGTATGAGCTGGGCTCTTTCGACACGCACCGCTTCACCGCGAGCGTCCGCCACCTCCAGGAGTCCACCGGCCTGCTGGTGCGCGCGCACGGCTTCTACGACGACGCGCGCAACAACTACCCCATCCAGGTGGAGGTGCCCAACGACCTGGGCAAGCTCGCGCCCGTGGAGGTGCGCCGCTTCCATGACGGCTACCGCGCCGGAGGCGCGAGCGTGGAGGCCGGCTACGTGGACCGGCCCTGGGCGCGGCGCCTGCTGGTGCGCGCCTTCCTCAACGCCGCCGGCCGGGAGATCCAGAACGACGTCGCCATGGAGTCCGCCTATGGCGACGTGACGACCGCGGAGGGCACCGCGGGCGCCACGCTGCGCTACGCGCAGACCTTCGACCCGGGCCTCACCGTGGACGCGGTGGGCGGCTACACGTTCCGCCGCAACCGCTTCCTGGACCTGGGCACCTGCGCGTACGACTGGTACGGCCGCTGCGTCGTCACCCTGCCCCAGCCGGGTGAGATCGAATCGCGAGCCGTGGAGCGCTACGTCAACCAGCACACCGCCTTCGCGCGCCTCAACGCCGCCTGGGTGCCCGTGCCCGGCGGAGCGCACACGGTGCGGCTGGCGGTGGCCCCCACCTTCGTCCAGCGCTCGGGCGAGGACCGCCAGCTCCAGGCGCGCGGCGAGGCGGATCCGCTGTCCGTGGGCCGGGGCGTGACGTCCCTGGTGACGGGCCTGGAGTACCAGCACGACGCCTTCGACGGCCGGCTCCAGAACATCGTCTTCGCCAAGGACTACCTCCAGGACACCCGCGCGAAGAAGCTGCTGGCCAGCAACGAGTTCATGAACCTGGGCCGCACCGCGCACGAGTTCGGCGTGGGCGACAGCCTGCGCTACCGGCTGTCCACCTCGCTCATCGCCAAGGCCTCCTATGAGTGGGCCACGCGGCTGCCGCGCCCGGACGAGCTCTTTGGCGACGGGCTGCTCATTGGCGACAACCTGGAGCTGCGGCCCGAGGTCAGCCACAACTTCAACCTGGGGCTGAGCTACGCGTCAGCGCCCAGCAGCCGCGGGGGCGGCTTCCGCGCCAGCGCTGGCGGCTTCGCGCGCCTGGCCGATCAGCTGATCGTCCTCATCGGGCGGGAGAGCTACTTCCTCTACCAGAACGTGTACGCGGCCCGCGCGCTGGGCGCCCTCGGGAGCGTGGGGTGGACGTCGCCCGGTCAGTACCTGGCCCTGGACGGCAACGCCACCTGGCAGGACGTTCGCAATGTCTCCACCGAGGGCAACTTCGGCGCGTTCGACGGACAGCGCATCCCCAACCGCCCCTACCTGCTCGGCAATGGCAGCGCGCAGGGGCGCGTGGGCGACCTCCTGCGCGACCACGACGAGCTGCTGGTGACGTGGCGCTCCCGCTATGTGCACGGCTTCTTCCGGTCGTGGGAGGGCCTGGGGGCGCAGGTGACGAAGTCGCGCATCCCCTCGCAGCTCACCCACTCGCTCGCGGTCACCTACGTGGTGCGCGACATGACGACGCGGCTGAGCTGGACGCTGGACCTGCAGAACCTCACCGACTCCCGGACCTACGACTTCTACGGCGTCCAACGCCCCGGCCGCAGCCTCGCCGCCAAGTTCACGCTGGAGCGCTGA